In Thauera aromatica K172, one DNA window encodes the following:
- a CDS encoding cobyrinate a,c-diamide synthase has translation MSTVVVRQAAAAAPQTAAARCPALFVAAPASGQGKTTITAALARLHTRLGRRVRVFKCGPDFLDPQIHAVASGALVDNVDLGMCGAADIAWRLHRAAGEADLILVEGVMGLYDGAPSGADIARRFGLPVMAVIDARAMAQTFGAIAHGLAHYQPGLPFAGVLANHVGSARHAELLRASLPAGMRWFGAVMRDAAAALPERHLGLLQASEIEDLDARLERLADHLQHTGAAELPPAVAFPAVPAQLIPPLLAGRRVAVARDAAYGFLYPANLDTLRALGAEPVFFSPLAGEPLPPGSDAVWLPGGYPELHAVALAANTALWSALRAHVAAGKALLAECGGLMSLLETVVDRDGAAHAFAGLLPGCARMQQRLAALGLQEVTLPEGRLSGHTFHYSKTETALVPALRARRPDGGEGEAIYRCGALTASYVHFWFPSNPVAVAALFGAAGGAGEEGALRTAQPDALLDGDGVSTAAR, from the coding sequence GTGAGCACCGTCGTGGTGCGCCAGGCTGCGGCGGCTGCCCCGCAAACGGCCGCGGCGCGCTGCCCGGCGCTGTTCGTCGCCGCACCGGCTTCGGGCCAGGGCAAGACCACGATCACCGCCGCGCTCGCCCGCCTGCACACCCGGCTCGGGCGCCGCGTGCGGGTGTTCAAGTGCGGCCCCGACTTCCTCGACCCGCAGATCCATGCAGTAGCCAGCGGCGCGCTGGTGGATAACGTCGACCTCGGCATGTGCGGCGCGGCCGACATCGCCTGGCGCCTGCACCGGGCGGCGGGCGAGGCCGATCTGATCCTGGTCGAAGGGGTGATGGGGCTGTACGACGGTGCCCCTTCGGGGGCCGACATCGCCCGCCGCTTCGGCCTCCCGGTGATGGCGGTGATCGACGCGCGGGCGATGGCGCAGACTTTCGGCGCCATCGCCCACGGCCTCGCCCACTACCAACCCGGCCTGCCCTTCGCCGGCGTGCTCGCCAACCACGTCGGCAGCGCGCGCCACGCCGAGCTGCTGCGCGCATCGCTGCCCGCCGGCATGCGCTGGTTCGGCGCGGTGATGCGCGATGCGGCCGCGGCCCTGCCCGAACGCCATCTGGGCCTGTTGCAGGCGAGCGAGATCGAAGACCTCGACGCCCGCCTCGAGCGCCTCGCCGACCATCTGCAGCACACCGGTGCGGCCGAATTGCCGCCGGCAGTGGCGTTTCCCGCGGTGCCGGCGCAGCTGATTCCGCCCCTGCTCGCCGGGCGGCGGGTGGCGGTGGCGCGCGATGCGGCCTACGGCTTCCTCTACCCGGCCAACCTCGACACCTTGCGCGCGCTCGGCGCCGAGCCGGTGTTCTTTTCCCCGCTCGCCGGCGAGCCCCTGCCGCCGGGCAGCGACGCGGTGTGGCTGCCCGGCGGCTACCCGGAACTCCATGCCGTCGCGCTCGCCGCCAACACCGCCCTGTGGTCGGCACTGCGCGCCCATGTTGCCGCCGGCAAGGCGCTGCTGGCCGAATGCGGGGGGCTGATGAGCCTGCTCGAAACGGTGGTGGACCGCGACGGCGCGGCCCACGCCTTTGCCGGCCTGCTGCCCGGGTGCGCGCGGATGCAGCAACGCCTCGCGGCGCTCGGCCTGCAGGAAGTGACACTGCCCGAGGGCCGCCTCAGCGGCCATACCTTCCACTATTCGAAGACCGAAACCGCGCTCGTGCCGGCGCTGCGCGCGCGCCGCCCCGATGGCGGCGAGGGCGAGGCGATCTACCGCTGCGGCGCGCTCACCGCGTCCTACGTGCATTTCTGGTTCCCGTCGAACCCGGTCGCGGTCGCGGCCCTGTTCGGCGCCGCCGGT
- the cobA gene encoding uroporphyrinogen-III C-methyltransferase yields the protein MALPDLAVYRPGPLPGHVYLVGAGPGDPELFTLRGARLVAGADVVVHDNLVSPAIVDLAPAAAERIYVGKKAADHTLPQDEINRLLLRLAQAGKRVVRLKGGDPFIFGRGGEEMEVLVEAGITVEVVPGVTAAAGVAAYAGIPLTHRDHAQSVVFTTGFLKNGALDLDWAMLARPQQTVVIYMGISRLAEICRQFIAHGLPPDTPAGVIERGTTHAQRVVVADLATLAERVHQEGVRPPSLTVIGRVVGLYPKLSWFEPAAQPQASPLPHAGCAVVHGEGRK from the coding sequence ATGGCACTGCCCGATCTCGCGGTTTACCGTCCCGGCCCGCTGCCGGGGCATGTGTACCTGGTGGGCGCCGGCCCCGGCGACCCGGAGCTGTTCACCCTGCGCGGCGCGCGCCTGGTGGCGGGGGCGGATGTCGTCGTCCATGACAACCTCGTCAGCCCGGCGATCGTCGACCTCGCCCCGGCGGCGGCCGAGCGCATCTACGTCGGCAAGAAGGCCGCCGACCACACCCTGCCGCAGGACGAGATCAACCGCCTGCTGCTGCGCCTGGCGCAGGCCGGCAAGCGGGTGGTGCGGCTCAAGGGCGGCGACCCCTTCATCTTCGGCCGCGGCGGCGAGGAGATGGAGGTGCTGGTCGAGGCCGGGATCACCGTCGAGGTCGTCCCCGGCGTCACCGCCGCGGCCGGGGTGGCGGCCTATGCCGGCATCCCGCTGACCCACCGCGACCATGCGCAATCGGTGGTGTTCACCACCGGTTTCCTGAAAAACGGCGCGCTCGATCTGGACTGGGCGATGCTCGCCCGCCCGCAGCAGACGGTGGTGATCTACATGGGCATTTCGCGCCTGGCCGAGATCTGCCGCCAGTTCATCGCCCACGGCCTGCCGCCGGACACGCCGGCGGGGGTCATCGAGCGCGGCACCACCCATGCGCAGCGGGTGGTGGTGGCGGATCTGGCGACCCTCGCCGAGCGCGTCCACCAGGAAGGGGTGCGCCCGCCCTCGCTCACCGTGATCGGCCGCGTGGTCGGCCTCTACCCGAAGCTGTCATGGTTCGAACCCGCCGCCCAGCCTCAGGCTTCGCCGCTGCCGCACGCCGGCTGTGCGGTGGTGCATGGGGAGGGCCGGAAGTGA
- the cobO gene encoding cob(I)yrinic acid a,c-diamide adenosyltransferase codes for MTENEQRDARHNARMARKKAVIDDRIAHAQAERGVLLVNTGNGKGKSSAGFGLVARALGHGLQVGVVQFIKGRADTGEEAFFRNQPGVRWHVMGDGFTWDTQDRARDVARAQAAWALAREMLQDPGIGLVVLDELNIALKHHYLEVDAVLADLRARPLRQHVVVTGRGAPAALLDAADTVTDMTPVKHAFAAGVKAMPGMEW; via the coding sequence ATGACCGAAAACGAGCAACGCGACGCCCGCCACAACGCGCGCATGGCGCGCAAGAAGGCGGTGATCGATGACCGGATCGCGCACGCACAGGCCGAGCGCGGCGTGCTGCTGGTCAACACCGGCAACGGCAAGGGCAAGTCGAGCGCCGGCTTCGGCCTGGTGGCGCGCGCCCTCGGCCACGGCCTGCAGGTGGGCGTGGTGCAGTTCATCAAGGGCCGCGCCGACACCGGCGAGGAGGCCTTCTTCCGCAACCAGCCCGGCGTGCGCTGGCACGTGATGGGCGATGGCTTCACCTGGGACACCCAGGACCGCGCGCGCGACGTCGCCCGCGCGCAGGCGGCGTGGGCGCTGGCACGCGAGATGCTTCAGGATCCGGGCATCGGCCTGGTGGTGCTCGACGAGCTCAACATCGCGCTCAAGCACCATTACCTGGAGGTGGACGCGGTGCTCGCCGACCTGCGCGCCCGTCCGCTGCGGCAACACGTGGTGGTCACCGGCCGCGGCGCGCCGGCCGCGCTGCTCGACGCCGCCGACACCGTCACCGACATGACGCCGGTCAAGCATGCCTTCGCCGCCGGGGTGAAGGCGATGCCCGGCATGGAGTGGTAA
- a CDS encoding ABC transporter ATP-binding protein: MNAVRRPVDDAPLLEAERLALQVGERWLCCEFSLSLAAGECLVLLGPNGAGKTTLLHTLAGLRAPTVGAVRLGGRPYAAWPTLEAARFRGLLVQQQPDHFAASVLETVLIGRHPHLGRWGWEGAEDVAIARRALADAGLAGFEGRDVLTLSGGERQRVAIAALLAQAPRLFLLDEPLNHLDLHHQIATLELFRRIARSDPAGRGVVMVMHDLNLAARFADQVILLDGRGGVTAGGRDQVLRADLLSEAFGHPLRRCELDGRAIFVPD; encoded by the coding sequence ATGAACGCCGTCCGCCGCCCCGTCGACGACGCTCCCTTGCTCGAGGCCGAGCGCCTCGCGCTGCAGGTGGGCGAGCGCTGGCTGTGCTGCGAGTTCAGCCTGAGCCTGGCGGCGGGGGAGTGCCTGGTGCTGCTCGGCCCCAATGGTGCGGGCAAGACCACCTTGCTGCACACCCTGGCCGGGCTGCGCGCGCCCACGGTGGGCGCGGTGCGCCTGGGCGGGCGGCCCTACGCGGCGTGGCCGACGCTGGAGGCGGCGCGGTTCCGCGGCCTGCTGGTGCAGCAGCAGCCGGACCATTTCGCCGCGAGCGTGCTCGAGACGGTGCTGATCGGCCGCCATCCCCACCTCGGCCGCTGGGGCTGGGAGGGCGCCGAGGATGTCGCCATCGCCCGCCGGGCGCTGGCCGACGCCGGCCTCGCCGGGTTCGAGGGGCGCGACGTGCTGACCCTGTCCGGCGGCGAGCGCCAGCGCGTGGCGATCGCTGCCCTGCTCGCGCAGGCGCCGCGCCTGTTCCTGCTCGACGAACCGCTCAACCACCTCGACCTGCACCACCAGATCGCCACCCTGGAGCTGTTCCGCCGCATCGCCCGCAGCGATCCGGCGGGCCGCGGCGTGGTCATGGTGATGCACGACCTGAACCTCGCCGCGCGCTTCGCCGACCAGGTGATCCTGCTCGATGGCCGCGGCGGCGTCACCGCGGGCGGGCGCGACCAGGTGCTGCGCGCCGACCTGCTGAGCGAGGCCTTCGGCCACCCGCTGCGGCGCTGCGAACTCGACGGCCGGGCGATTTTCGTGCCGGACTGA
- a CDS encoding FecCD family ABC transporter permease, whose amino-acid sequence MVLAGLALSAALALLWALSAGELDIPAGTVFGALFGSEQGMSAAIVRELRLPRAVAAFVCGGLLATAGALMQVLLRNPLADPYILGISGGAAVGALGAITLGAASFWIDASAFVGALTAMLLVFGLAHGEGSWTQTRLLLTGVIVAAGCGAAVSLMLALASDTRVKSMLFWLMGDASAAVRPWPAVLVLVGALALVAPCARDLNVLARGELGARALGVAVPRLRVGLYVLASLLTATAVTLVGSVGFVGLIVPHLVRLAVGNDQRVLIPAAALAGGTLLTLADTAARTVIAPQQLPVGVLTALIGVPVFLFLLSRSPR is encoded by the coding sequence ATCGTCCTTGCCGGGCTTGCGCTGTCGGCGGCGCTGGCCCTGCTGTGGGCCTTGTCGGCGGGCGAGCTCGACATTCCGGCGGGCACGGTGTTCGGCGCCCTGTTCGGCAGCGAGCAGGGCATGTCCGCCGCGATCGTGCGCGAACTGCGCCTGCCGCGTGCGGTCGCCGCCTTCGTCTGCGGCGGCCTGCTCGCCACCGCCGGCGCGCTGATGCAGGTGCTGCTGCGCAATCCGCTCGCCGACCCCTACATCCTCGGCATTTCCGGTGGCGCAGCGGTGGGGGCGCTGGGCGCGATCACGCTCGGCGCGGCGAGCTTCTGGATCGATGCATCGGCCTTCGTTGGCGCACTCACCGCGATGCTGCTGGTGTTCGGGCTGGCGCACGGCGAGGGCAGCTGGACGCAGACCCGGCTGCTGCTGACCGGAGTCATCGTCGCCGCCGGCTGCGGCGCGGCGGTGTCGCTGATGCTCGCGCTGGCATCGGATACGCGGGTGAAATCGATGCTGTTCTGGCTGATGGGGGACGCCAGCGCGGCGGTGCGGCCGTGGCCGGCGGTGCTGGTGCTGGTGGGGGCGCTGGCGCTGGTGGCGCCCTGCGCGCGCGACCTCAACGTGCTCGCGCGCGGCGAGCTTGGCGCACGTGCGCTCGGGGTGGCGGTACCCCGCCTGCGCGTCGGCCTGTACGTGCTCGCTTCGCTGCTGACCGCCACCGCGGTGACGCTGGTGGGCTCGGTCGGCTTCGTCGGCCTGATCGTGCCCCACCTGGTGCGGCTGGCGGTGGGCAACGACCAGCGCGTGCTGATTCCGGCCGCGGCGCTCGCCGGCGGCACCCTGCTGACCCTGGCCGATACCGCGGCGCGCACGGTGATCGCGCCCCAGCAGCTGCCGGTGGGGGTGCTGACCGCGCTGATCGGGGTGCCGGTCTTTCTGTTCCTGCTCTCGCGCAGCCCGCGATGA
- a CDS encoding TonB-dependent receptor domain-containing protein: protein MKIRLSALVSACALAYPFVPAQADDPQLDHVVVTATRQESRADDLLADVTVVTREQIERLGDTTLAQVLSRTAGVFVTDGGLPGKTVSVLIRGTDSGHALLLIDGMPVTSATLGQAPFETLNAAEIERIEILRGPASSLYGSEAIGGVVQVFTRRGQGPAKPRLALRYGSHDTRDLQAGVAGGTGQWSYALSASRLQTDGISATRGPSANPDRDGYKNSAASGSLQWRPAEGHELGVHVLRSADENHTDGDFDFDNHTDNDILSWNAYTRNRLSERWTSTLRVGAMEYAADNFRPGAKDRFVTDTGLVSWQNDIRTAWGTWLAGIEQQRQEVDTSGALVVDSRTTDSAFLGWTAAFGAHGVQINVRHDDIERFGSEKTWSAAYGYQLTEALRAFASLGTAFKAPSFNDLYYPVNCFSFGCFGGNPDLAPESARNREVGLAWERAGEEVRVVYFDNRISDLIDWGFTPENIGKARIRGLTASYRGRAQAWQWNVVADFLDPRDEETDNVLRRRPRQRLLAGVDYSVGAWTVGGQWTAVGARYEDSANDQRMGGYGLVDLFARYRFDKAWTLEAQVKNVGDKDYVLERGYQNTVFATEGRTAFVGLRYTPR from the coding sequence ATGAAAATCCGCCTTTCCGCGCTCGTTTCCGCGTGCGCGCTCGCTTATCCGTTCGTCCCGGCCCAGGCCGACGACCCCCAGCTCGACCACGTCGTGGTCACCGCGACCCGCCAGGAAAGCAGGGCCGACGACTTGCTCGCCGACGTGACCGTGGTCACTCGTGAACAGATCGAACGCCTCGGCGACACCACCCTGGCGCAAGTGCTGTCCCGCACCGCCGGGGTGTTCGTCACCGACGGCGGCTTGCCGGGCAAAACCGTTTCGGTGCTGATCCGCGGCACCGACAGCGGACACGCGCTGCTCCTCATCGACGGCATGCCGGTCACCTCCGCCACCCTCGGGCAGGCGCCGTTCGAAACCCTGAACGCGGCCGAAATCGAGCGCATCGAGATCCTGCGCGGGCCGGCCTCGTCGCTGTACGGCTCGGAGGCGATCGGCGGCGTGGTTCAGGTGTTCACCCGCCGCGGCCAGGGCCCGGCCAAGCCGCGGCTGGCGCTGCGCTACGGCAGTCATGACACGCGCGACCTGCAGGCCGGCGTTGCCGGCGGAACCGGGCAATGGTCCTATGCGCTGTCGGCCAGCCGGCTCCAGACCGATGGCATCTCGGCGACGCGCGGCCCGAGCGCCAATCCCGACCGCGACGGCTACAAGAACAGCGCCGCTTCGGGCAGCCTGCAGTGGCGCCCGGCCGAGGGCCATGAGCTCGGCGTGCACGTGCTGCGCTCCGCCGACGAGAACCACACCGACGGCGACTTCGATTTCGACAACCACACCGACAACGACATCCTGAGCTGGAACGCCTATACGCGAAACCGGCTGAGCGAGCGGTGGACGTCCACGCTGCGGGTGGGGGCGATGGAATACGCTGCCGACAACTTCCGCCCCGGGGCCAAGGACCGCTTCGTCACCGATACCGGCCTCGTCTCCTGGCAGAACGACATTCGCACGGCATGGGGCACCTGGCTCGCCGGCATTGAGCAGCAGCGCCAGGAGGTCGACACCAGCGGCGCCCTGGTGGTCGATTCGCGGACCACCGATTCGGCTTTCCTGGGCTGGACCGCCGCGTTCGGCGCGCACGGCGTGCAGATCAACGTCCGCCACGACGACATCGAACGCTTCGGCAGCGAGAAGACCTGGTCGGCCGCCTACGGCTACCAGCTCACCGAGGCGCTGCGCGCCTTCGCCTCGCTGGGGACGGCGTTCAAGGCGCCCAGTTTCAACGACCTGTACTATCCGGTGAACTGCTTTTCCTTCGGCTGCTTCGGCGGCAATCCGGACCTCGCGCCGGAGTCGGCGCGCAACCGTGAGGTCGGCCTCGCCTGGGAGCGCGCCGGCGAGGAAGTGCGCGTGGTCTACTTCGACAACCGGATCTCCGACCTCATCGACTGGGGGTTCACTCCGGAGAACATCGGCAAGGCCAGGATCCGCGGCCTGACCGCCAGCTACCGCGGTCGCGCGCAGGCCTGGCAGTGGAACGTGGTCGCCGATTTCCTCGATCCGCGCGACGAGGAAACCGACAACGTGCTGCGCCGGCGCCCCCGCCAGCGCCTGCTCGCCGGAGTCGATTACAGCGTCGGCGCGTGGACCGTGGGCGGCCAGTGGACCGCGGTCGGCGCGCGCTACGAAGATTCCGCCAACGATCAGCGCATGGGCGGCTATGGCCTGGTCGATCTGTTCGCCCGTTACCGCTTCGACAAGGCGTGGACGCTGGAGGCGCAAGTCAAGAACGTGGGCGACAAGGACTACGTCCTCGAGCGCGGCTACCAGAACACGGTGTTCGCCACCGAAGGGCGCACCGCCTTCGTCGGCCTGCGCTACACCCCGCGCTGA
- the cobU gene encoding bifunctional adenosylcobinamide kinase/adenosylcobinamide-phosphate guanylyltransferase — MTCELILGGARSGKSGEAERRAAASGLAVTVIATAEALDDEMAARIRRHRADRPAAWRTVEAPLALAATLRREAAPARCLVVDCLTLWLANLLAGAETLPPGADAEALPRFRDERAALLAALPALPGRVILVANEVGLGLVPETPLGRLFRDEAGRLNQAVAACCTQVVFVAAGLPLVLKQG; from the coding sequence ATGACCTGCGAACTGATCCTGGGCGGGGCGCGCTCGGGCAAGAGCGGCGAGGCCGAGCGCCGCGCCGCCGCCTCCGGCCTCGCCGTCACCGTCATCGCCACCGCCGAGGCGCTCGACGACGAGATGGCGGCGCGCATCCGCCGCCACCGCGCCGACCGTCCCGCCGCCTGGCGCACCGTCGAAGCGCCGCTCGCGCTCGCCGCCACCCTGCGCCGCGAGGCCGCACCCGCGCGCTGCCTCGTCGTCGACTGCCTGACGCTGTGGCTCGCCAACCTCCTCGCCGGTGCCGAGACCCTGCCCCCCGGCGCCGACGCCGAGGCCCTGCCACGCTTTCGCGACGAGCGCGCCGCGCTCCTTGCCGCCCTCCCCGCCCTGCCCGGCCGGGTGATCCTGGTGGCGAACGAAGTCGGCCTCGGTCTGGTGCCGGAAACCCCGCTCGGGCGCCTGTTCCGCGACGAGGCCGGGCGGCTCAACCAGGCGGTGGCGGCGTGCTGCACGCAGGTGGTGTTCGTCGCCGCCGGCCTGCCGCTGGTGCTCAAGCAGGGCTAA
- a CDS encoding Uma2 family endonuclease, whose translation MGLPAAKHAMNLDQFLAWEAQQPERWEFVDGEAFAMAGGTDVHNTICLNTAFALRSALAGTRCSVFMTDVRLRLAADDSLFYPDVFVSCADADRARRQVKEDPALIAEVLSPSTEAYDRGRKFEAYRRFPGLRTVLFLSQEHAHVECYSRLDDGGWLLSEASGERAALHLPALGFELALGELYRDLPDDSATTDTPS comes from the coding sequence ATGGGCCTGCCCGCCGCAAAGCACGCCATGAACCTGGACCAATTCCTCGCCTGGGAGGCGCAACAGCCCGAACGCTGGGAGTTCGTCGACGGCGAAGCCTTCGCCATGGCAGGCGGCACCGACGTGCACAACACGATCTGCCTGAACACGGCCTTCGCCCTGCGCAGCGCATTGGCCGGCACCCGCTGCAGCGTCTTCATGACCGACGTCCGCCTGCGCCTGGCCGCGGACGACAGCCTGTTCTACCCCGACGTCTTCGTCAGCTGCGCGGATGCCGACCGCGCCCGCCGCCAGGTGAAGGAAGACCCGGCGCTGATCGCCGAAGTGCTGTCGCCGTCCACCGAAGCCTACGACCGCGGCCGCAAGTTCGAGGCCTACCGCCGCTTTCCCGGCCTGCGCACGGTGCTCTTCCTGTCACAGGAGCACGCCCACGTCGAGTGCTACAGCCGCCTCGACGACGGCGGCTGGCTGCTGAGCGAAGCCAGCGGCGAGCGCGCTGCCCTGCACCTCCCGGCGCTCGGCTTCGAGCTGGCGCTGGGCGAGCTCTACCGCGACCTTCCCGACGACTCCGCCACCACCGACACCCCCTCATGA
- the cobT gene encoding nicotinate-nucleotide--dimethylbenzimidazole phosphoribosyltransferase → MNFDIAAPDSALAPALQHKIDQKTKPPGALGRLEALALQIGLIQQTLTPALRQPHLAVFAADHGAARAGVSAFPQDVTWQMVENFLAGGAAINVFSRQLGLDLSVVDAGVNHTFAPRPALIDAKIAAGTANYLERPAMSAEQRDAALERGRRLAHALADNGCNCIGFGEMGIGNTAAASLLTHCLIGAERDADLDTVTGRGTGLDDTGLARKRALLRQALARGGYPTDALEALAEYGGLEIAMMAGAMLGAAEKRMVLLIDGFIVTSALLVAHALAPAILPYCVFAHRSQEPGHRVQLAFLGAEPLMELDLRLGEGTGAALAYPLVQAAVNFLNEMASFESAGVSEKG, encoded by the coding sequence ATGAACTTCGACATCGCCGCGCCCGACTCCGCCCTCGCCCCCGCCCTCCAGCACAAGATCGACCAGAAGACCAAGCCCCCCGGTGCGCTCGGCCGGCTGGAAGCGCTCGCGCTGCAGATCGGCCTGATCCAGCAGACGCTGACCCCCGCGCTGCGCCAGCCCCACCTCGCCGTCTTCGCCGCCGACCACGGCGCAGCGCGCGCCGGCGTGTCGGCCTTCCCCCAGGACGTCACCTGGCAGATGGTGGAGAACTTCCTCGCCGGCGGCGCCGCGATCAACGTCTTCAGCCGCCAGCTCGGCCTCGACCTCAGCGTCGTCGATGCCGGCGTCAATCACACATTCGCCCCCCGCCCGGCGCTGATCGACGCCAAGATCGCCGCCGGCACGGCCAACTACCTCGAACGCCCGGCGATGAGCGCCGAACAGCGCGACGCCGCGCTCGAGCGCGGACGCCGCCTCGCCCATGCGCTGGCGGACAACGGCTGCAACTGCATCGGCTTCGGCGAGATGGGCATCGGCAACACCGCCGCCGCCTCGCTGCTGACCCACTGCCTGATCGGCGCCGAGCGCGATGCCGACCTCGACACCGTCACCGGCCGCGGCACCGGCCTGGACGACACCGGCCTCGCACGCAAGCGCGCCCTGCTGCGCCAGGCGCTGGCGCGCGGCGGCTACCCGACCGACGCCCTGGAAGCGCTCGCCGAATACGGCGGGCTGGAAATCGCGATGATGGCCGGCGCCATGCTCGGCGCCGCGGAAAAGCGCATGGTGCTGCTGATCGACGGCTTCATCGTCACCTCGGCCCTGCTCGTCGCCCACGCCCTCGCCCCCGCGATCCTGCCCTACTGCGTGTTCGCCCACCGCTCGCAGGAGCCCGGCCACCGCGTCCAGCTCGCCTTCCTCGGCGCCGAACCGCTGATGGAGCTCGACCTGCGCCTGGGCGAAGGCACCGGCGCCGCGCTCGCCTACCCCCTCGTCCAGGCCGCGGTGAACTTCCTCAACGAGATGGCGAGCTTCGAGTCGGCCGGGGTCAGCGAGAAGGGCTGA
- a CDS encoding adenosylcobinamide-GDP ribazoletransferase has product MRYQLELFFTALGFFTRLPVPAWVPWSTERLNHAARYFPLVGWVVAGIGAASYLALAQLLPPALAVILSMAVTIRATGAFHEDGFADACDGFGGGWDKAQVLTIMKDSRIGSYGTVGIVLMLLAKAAALLELAAAGGGPAVALALFVAHPLSRLASTSLIHLLPYVREDETAKSKPLAKRLTPAELAIAAVFGLLPLVWLAPAQALAAVAAVAGVTAWAARIFVRRLGGYTGDLLGATQQAAELACYAGLLAGARAIAL; this is encoded by the coding sequence ATGCGCTACCAGCTCGAACTTTTCTTCACCGCACTCGGTTTCTTCACCCGCCTGCCGGTGCCGGCCTGGGTGCCGTGGTCAACCGAGCGCCTGAACCACGCCGCGCGCTACTTCCCGCTCGTCGGCTGGGTGGTGGCGGGAATCGGCGCGGCGAGCTACCTCGCCCTCGCCCAGCTGCTGCCGCCCGCGCTCGCCGTGATCCTGTCGATGGCGGTGACCATCCGCGCCACCGGCGCCTTCCACGAGGACGGCTTCGCCGACGCCTGCGACGGCTTCGGCGGCGGCTGGGACAAGGCACAGGTGCTGACGATCATGAAGGACTCGCGCATCGGCAGCTACGGCACCGTCGGCATCGTGCTGATGCTGCTCGCCAAGGCTGCGGCCCTGCTCGAACTGGCGGCGGCCGGCGGCGGGCCCGCGGTGGCGCTCGCACTCTTCGTCGCCCACCCGCTGTCGCGCCTGGCCTCGACCAGCCTGATCCACCTGCTGCCCTACGTGCGCGAGGACGAAACCGCCAAGTCGAAGCCGCTCGCCAAACGCCTGACGCCGGCCGAACTCGCCATCGCCGCCGTCTTCGGCCTGCTCCCGCTGGTCTGGCTGGCGCCGGCGCAGGCGCTCGCCGCGGTGGCCGCGGTGGCCGGCGTCACCGCCTGGGCCGCGCGCATCTTCGTGCGCCGCCTCGGCGGCTACACCGGCGACCTGCTCGGCGCGACCCAGCAGGCAGCGGAGCTCGCCTGCTATGCCGGCCTGCTCGCCGGCGCGCGAGCGATCGCCCTGTAG
- a CDS encoding type II toxin-antitoxin system RelE/ParE family toxin: protein MAQVLIQEAASWRLDEIYRYTRDRWGTEQADRYISGLFESFDGIDTHRTSSRPIPAEFGIEGYFFRYERHVVYWRRLSNGDIGIVTLLHERMHQIERFRDDFGA, encoded by the coding sequence ATGGCTCAGGTCCTGATCCAGGAGGCGGCGTCTTGGAGGCTTGACGAGATCTATCGCTACACGCGCGATCGCTGGGGCACGGAACAAGCCGACCGCTACATTTCCGGCCTGTTCGAGTCCTTCGACGGCATCGATACCCACCGCACATCATCCAGGCCCATCCCCGCCGAGTTCGGCATCGAGGGCTACTTCTTCCGCTACGAACGGCACGTCGTCTACTGGCGCCGGCTTTCGAACGGCGATATCGGCATCGTCACCCTCCTGCACGAGCGGATGCACCAGATCGAGCGCTTCCGGGACGACTTCGGCGCATGA
- a CDS encoding ribbon-helix-helix domain-containing protein: MTVRLRGPLSDFVAANVGEHGDYENVSEYVRDLIRRDKERKEQEAFDRLKAELAHAFAAPENSYRPLAAADVIARNRG, encoded by the coding sequence ATGACGGTTCGCCTCCGCGGACCGCTCAGCGATTTCGTCGCCGCCAACGTGGGCGAGCATGGTGACTACGAGAATGTCAGCGAATACGTGCGCGACCTGATTCGTCGCGACAAGGAACGCAAGGAGCAGGAAGCCTTCGACCGGCTGAAGGCCGAACTGGCCCATGCCTTTGCCGCTCCGGAGAACTCGTACCGCCCCCTTGCCGCCGCCGACGTGATCGCGCGCAATCGAGGCTGA